Part of the Puniceicoccaceae bacterium genome is shown below.
TGTGACTCTTCACTCACGATGACGTTTTGTTCACCCGTGCAGACAAAGGCGTAGCGAATGTCAAAATGGAGGTGATCGGGTTCGTCTCCGCGTCTGGGAATCGCATGAATATCGAGGTCAAAAATGTGCTCTGAACAGGCTTCGACCGATTTCAGTCCCGATTCTTCGATGGCTTCCCGTTTGGCGGACTGCAAGGTATTTTCGCTGCCGTCAGTGTGTCCGCCCAATTGCAGCCAACGGTCCAGCTTGCGGTGGTGGGTCAGCAGAGTTTTGCGATGGGAATTGTCAACCACCCATGCGGAGGCCGTGATGTGACCGGGGGAAAAACAATCGCGCTCGAAGCAGTCGGGTTCGCGCTGCAGCAGTTCACAAAAGCGCTGCACGATGTGCGCCTCTTGAGGATAGCGCTCCCGGTAGTGCTGAAGTCGCAGCCGGAGTTCTGATCGGTCATCCCGCATTCAGGAAAAAATGGGCTCAAACCAAAGAATGACAAGTGTGATTTTTTGCTCCCTCGAAACCGCTGGCACGAAGCGCACTGCTTACAGCATGTTTTGAATCGTGAGAACTTTTCAGCCTTTCCTAAATCGCGCCGAAGTTGAATCTGAGGCGGGGTTGTGCCATGCTTGCCATCATGGGAAAACAGTTTCCATCCATCACACAGGCACACCGTGACTTTATTGCACAGCAGAAGATCTTTTTTGTGGCAACTGCGGATCGTTTTGGTCGCATTAACCTCTCTCCGAAGGGGTTGGACTCGTT
Proteins encoded:
- a CDS encoding NUDIX hydrolase, translating into MRDDRSELRLRLQHYRERYPQEAHIVQRFCELLQREPDCFERDCFSPGHITASAWVVDNSHRKTLLTHHRKLDRWLQLGGHTDGSENTLQSAKREAIEESGLKSVEACSEHIFDLDIHAIPRRGDEPDHLHFDIRYAFVCTGEQNVIVSEESHALAWVDLPDLSSFTSEPSMLRMAAKWDQLREPFPNQSFSRQ